The sequence GGGTCTGGAGGGTGTTGAGGTCGAAAAGGCGTCGTGGGCAGGCTGTCGCGAAACCAGCCTCAGGCCCTCCCTGAACCGCTGACGGGCCGTTTTTCGTCACGATCCCTCGGGGTTGGGCCACCCCTCGGCAGCTGATGCCGCCTGCAGGCAGAGCGCCTCGAGCTGACCGACGAGGTCCCGCAGCTGACGGGCGTTGTCGAACCAGGCCTGGTAGCGGCCGAGCTCCTCCTGGGTCAGGCGCCGGGTGACGGTCTTGCCGGCCACCTTGCGGGTCCACTGGATGTAGGGACCATGCAGCTGCGGAGGGTCCGCCTTGCACCGGCACCCTGGCTTGCCGCAGCCCATCCAGCGCACCAGCAGGGTCCCGGGGAGCAAGGCTCCCTCCTCGGCGATGGCGGCGATCTCGCTGGCGAGCGCCTGGCGCCGGCGGTCGAGGTCCGCCGCCCCGGAGGTCATGGCCCCCATTG is a genomic window of Actinomycetota bacterium containing:
- a CDS encoding DUF6788 family protein, whose protein sequence is MTSGAADLDRRRQALASEIAAIAEEGALLPGTLLVRWMGCGKPGCRCKADPPQLHGPYIQWTRKVAGKTVTRRLTQEELGRYQAWFDNARQLRDLVGQLEALCLQAASAAEGWPNPEGS